The following coding sequences are from one Ficedula albicollis isolate OC2 chromosome 17, FicAlb1.5, whole genome shotgun sequence window:
- the PRDM12 gene encoding PR domain zinc finger protein 12 isoform X1: MMGSVLPAEALVLKPGLKPQGLSLAEVITSDILHSFLYGRWRNVLGEQLFEEKSSPKTAFTAEVLAQSFSGEVQKLSSLVLPSEVIIAQSSIPGEGLGIFSKTWIKAGTEMGPFTGRVISPEHVDLCKNNNLMWEVFNEDGTVRYFIDASQEDHRSWMTYIKCARNEQEQNLEVVQIGNSIFYKAIEMIPPDQELLVWYGNSHNTFLGIPGVPGLEEEQKKNKHEDFHAVETGASTTGRMRCVICHRGFNSRSNLRSHMRIHTLDKPFVCRFCNRRFSQSSTLRNHVRLHTGERPYKCQVCQSAYSQLAGLRAHQKSARHRPPNASLQAHSPALPVPHPASLAHHIPTMVL; encoded by the exons ATGATGGGCTCGGTGCTGCCCGCCGAGGCTCTGGTCCTCAAGCCTGGCCTGAAGCCGCAGGGGCTCTCGCTGGCCGAGGTGATCACCTCCGACATCCTGCACAGCTTCCTCTACGGCCGCTGGAGAAACGTCCTGGGCGAGCAGCTCTTCGAGGAGAAGAGCAGCCCCAAGACCGCCTTCACGGCCGAAGTCCTGGCTCAGTCCTTCTCCGGAG AGGTGCAGAAGCTctccagcctggtgctgccGTCGGAAGTGATAATCGCCCAGAGCTCCATCCCCGGGGAAGGGCTCGGCATCTTCTCCAAGACCTGGATCAAGGCTGGCACCGAGATGGGGCCGTTCACGGGCAGGGTCATCTCCCCCGAACACGTGGACCTGTGCAAGAACAACAACCTCATGTGGGAG GTCTTTAACGAGGACGGCACAGTGCGGTACTTCATCGACGCCAGCCAGGAGGATCACCGCAGCTGGATGACCTACATCAAATGTGCTCGGAACGAGCAGGAGCAGAACCTCGAGGTGGTCCAGATCGGGAACAGCATCTTCTACAAGGCCATTGAG ATGATTCCTCCAGACCAAGAGCTGCTGGTCTGGTATGGGAACTCACACAACACCTTCTTGGGcatcccaggtgtgccagggctggaagaggagcagaagaagAACAAACATG AGGATTTCCACGCGGTGGAGACGGGGGCCAGCACGACGGGCCGCATGCGCTGCGTCATCTGCCACCGCGGCTTCAACTCCCGCAGCAACCTGCGCTCCCACATGCGCATCCACACGCTGGACAAGCCCTTTGTGTGCCGCTTCTGCAACCGCCGCTTCAGCCAGTCCTCCACGCTCCGCAACCACGTCCGCCTGCACACGGGCGAGCGGCCCTACAAGTGCCAGGTTTGCCAAAGTGCCTAttcccagctggcagggctgcgGGCGCACCAGAAAAGCGCTCGCCACCGGCCCCCCAACGCCTCCCTGCAGGCGCACTCGCCCGCCCTGCCCGTGCCCCACCCCGCCTCGCTGGCCCATCACATCCCCACCATGGTGCTGTGA
- the PRDM12 gene encoding PR domain zinc finger protein 12 isoform X2, producing the protein MMGSVLPAEALVLKPGLKPQGLSLAEVITSDILHSFLYGRWRNVLGEQLFEEKSSPKTAFTAEVLAQSFSGEVQKLSSLVLPSEVIIAQSSIPGEGLGIFSKTWIKAGTEMGPFTGRVISPEHVDLCKNNNLMWEVFNEDGTVRYFIDASQEDHRSWMTYIKCARNEQEQNLEVVQIGNSIFYKAIEMIPPDQELLVWYGNSHNTFLGIPGVPGLEEEQKKNKHEDFHAVETGASTTGRMRCVICHRGFNSRSNLRSHMRIHTLDKPFVCRFCNRRFSQSSTLRNHVRLHTGERPYKCQVCQSAYSQLAGLRAHQKSARHRPPNASLQAHSPALPVPHPAHSPALPVPHPASLAHHIPTMVL; encoded by the exons ATGATGGGCTCGGTGCTGCCCGCCGAGGCTCTGGTCCTCAAGCCTGGCCTGAAGCCGCAGGGGCTCTCGCTGGCCGAGGTGATCACCTCCGACATCCTGCACAGCTTCCTCTACGGCCGCTGGAGAAACGTCCTGGGCGAGCAGCTCTTCGAGGAGAAGAGCAGCCCCAAGACCGCCTTCACGGCCGAAGTCCTGGCTCAGTCCTTCTCCGGAG AGGTGCAGAAGCTctccagcctggtgctgccGTCGGAAGTGATAATCGCCCAGAGCTCCATCCCCGGGGAAGGGCTCGGCATCTTCTCCAAGACCTGGATCAAGGCTGGCACCGAGATGGGGCCGTTCACGGGCAGGGTCATCTCCCCCGAACACGTGGACCTGTGCAAGAACAACAACCTCATGTGGGAG GTCTTTAACGAGGACGGCACAGTGCGGTACTTCATCGACGCCAGCCAGGAGGATCACCGCAGCTGGATGACCTACATCAAATGTGCTCGGAACGAGCAGGAGCAGAACCTCGAGGTGGTCCAGATCGGGAACAGCATCTTCTACAAGGCCATTGAG ATGATTCCTCCAGACCAAGAGCTGCTGGTCTGGTATGGGAACTCACACAACACCTTCTTGGGcatcccaggtgtgccagggctggaagaggagcagaagaagAACAAACATG AGGATTTCCACGCGGTGGAGACGGGGGCCAGCACGACGGGCCGCATGCGCTGCGTCATCTGCCACCGCGGCTTCAACTCCCGCAGCAACCTGCGCTCCCACATGCGCATCCACACGCTGGACAAGCCCTTTGTGTGCCGCTTCTGCAACCGCCGCTTCAGCCAGTCCTCCACGCTCCGCAACCACGTCCGCCTGCACACGGGCGAGCGGCCCTACAAGTGCCAGGTTTGCCAAAGTGCCTAttcccagctggcagggctgcgGGCGCACCAGAAAAGCGCTCGCCACCGGCCCCCCAACGCCTCCCTGCAGGCGCACTCGCCCGCCCTGCCCGTGCCCCACCCC GCGCACTCGCCCGCCCTGCCCGTGCCCCACCCCGCCTCGCTGGCCCATCACATCCCCACCATGGTGCTGTGA